One region of Flavobacterium pisciphilum genomic DNA includes:
- a CDS encoding phosphatidylglycerol lysyltransferase domain-containing protein produces the protein MKTPSKINNYIQIFKERSIPLLSRNGKLISQFIITLFFLGVAIWFVKQEQTELSQIKNSFTNAKLKWIIAGFFTTILYILAQGLMYINSFSAIGVQIKLKQALILFLKRNFISVFIPAGGVTSLYFFTESLTKKGIEKVQVHLASAIYGFIGILSVVIIGIPIFIYTLLNGKIASNEWIGIAIIILLIIGLFLLFNSILNKGLANKLLIKWFPKTEIFITDLQNHNINRNKFIHTVLLSIFIDIIGIVHLYIAMIALQFEPSWIAASMGYIIAVVFLIISPLLRGLGPVEVSMGFILIRYGFTNAEAISITLLYRVFEFWLPLFAGVLTFLSKINKLLMRIVPALLLFFLGIINIISVLTPAISGRLMELKGFLPLEAIHLSNYLVFTSGLFLLVTSSFMLKGLKMAWWFGLGLSIISLIGNLTKAIDFEESTLALLVCISLIATRKEYYVKTNPRLRLLGLQTAVLSVIAVLIYGIVGFYFLDKKHFNIDFSIGQSIRYTLQNYFLLGSYDLVPLDNFSKHFLASIKISGFISFVFLIYTLIKPYISKNSVTTAEKEIANELLEKYGNSSLDYFKTYFDKLLFISQNNDAFLAYRISGNFAVVLENPVAKNEAEIKQCIIEFDNYCYEAGLKSMYYRIPEENLEIYKSLGKKYFFIGQEGVVDLTTFNLEGASKKSLRNGLKKINDLQLKTAINLPPIKDGLLQKIQSVSDEWLEQTGRKEILFSQGIFLWDELKKQTIITIENSEEKIIAFLNIIPDYTKGEGTYDLIRKSTDAPNGIIDFILIELFNHLKSQNFTAVNIGLAPMSGIENPTTIQEKSMKYVYEKVKSFSHYKGLRDFKEKFSPSWHNQYIVFTDDYDLIQIPQVLAKVIKP, from the coding sequence TTGAAAACGCCATCAAAAATTAATAATTATATCCAAATTTTTAAAGAAAGAAGTATTCCATTATTATCGAGAAATGGAAAGCTAATAAGTCAATTTATAATTACACTTTTCTTTCTTGGAGTAGCTATTTGGTTTGTTAAACAAGAACAAACTGAATTATCTCAAATTAAAAATAGTTTTACTAATGCAAAGCTTAAATGGATAATTGCTGGATTTTTCACAACAATACTGTACATTTTAGCTCAAGGGTTAATGTATATAAATTCATTTTCGGCAATTGGAGTTCAAATTAAACTAAAGCAAGCACTCATTTTATTTTTAAAACGAAATTTTATAAGCGTTTTTATCCCTGCTGGTGGTGTAACTTCACTCTATTTTTTTACAGAATCTCTAACAAAAAAAGGAATTGAGAAAGTACAGGTTCATTTGGCATCTGCTATTTATGGATTCATTGGTATCTTATCTGTAGTAATTATTGGGATTCCTATATTTATTTACACTTTATTAAATGGAAAAATAGCATCTAATGAATGGATTGGGATAGCTATAATTATCTTATTAATCATTGGATTGTTTTTACTATTTAATTCAATATTAAACAAAGGATTAGCAAACAAATTACTTATAAAGTGGTTTCCAAAAACTGAAATTTTCATAACTGATTTACAGAATCACAATATCAATAGAAACAAATTTATTCATACTGTTTTACTCTCTATTTTTATCGATATAATCGGAATTGTTCATTTGTATATTGCCATGATAGCACTACAATTTGAACCTTCATGGATTGCTGCATCTATGGGTTATATAATAGCAGTTGTTTTTCTTATCATATCTCCTTTGCTTCGTGGTCTTGGTCCTGTAGAAGTTTCAATGGGATTTATATTAATACGCTATGGTTTTACCAATGCCGAAGCAATTTCTATTACATTACTATATCGAGTATTTGAATTCTGGCTTCCATTATTTGCAGGAGTACTTACTTTTCTGTCCAAAATAAATAAGCTCTTAATGCGAATCGTTCCTGCCTTATTATTATTCTTCCTCGGAATAATCAATATCATTTCGGTTCTGACTCCCGCAATTAGTGGCCGATTAATGGAATTAAAAGGCTTTTTGCCACTAGAAGCAATCCACCTATCAAATTACCTAGTATTTACTTCAGGCTTGTTCTTGTTGGTAACCTCATCGTTTATGCTAAAAGGCTTAAAAATGGCTTGGTGGTTTGGCTTAGGATTATCAATAATTTCCTTAATAGGGAATCTTACCAAAGCAATCGATTTTGAAGAATCTACTCTTGCCCTACTAGTATGCATCAGTTTAATTGCGACCCGAAAAGAATACTATGTCAAAACCAATCCTAGACTTCGTTTATTAGGCTTACAAACTGCAGTTTTAAGTGTTATCGCTGTATTAATTTACGGAATAGTTGGTTTTTATTTTTTAGACAAAAAGCATTTTAATATCGATTTTAGTATCGGTCAATCCATACGTTATACTTTGCAAAATTATTTCCTGTTAGGAAGTTATGATTTGGTTCCATTAGATAATTTCTCAAAACACTTTCTAGCATCAATTAAAATTAGTGGTTTTATTTCTTTCGTTTTTTTAATTTATACACTGATAAAACCATATATATCTAAAAATTCAGTAACAACTGCTGAAAAAGAAATAGCAAATGAACTTTTGGAGAAATATGGTAATTCATCCTTAGATTATTTCAAAACCTACTTTGACAAGCTTTTATTTATTTCACAAAATAATGATGCGTTCCTTGCGTACCGTATTTCTGGTAATTTTGCTGTAGTACTCGAAAATCCTGTTGCAAAAAATGAAGCCGAAATAAAACAATGCATAATTGAATTTGACAACTATTGCTATGAAGCAGGATTAAAAAGCATGTACTATCGCATTCCCGAAGAAAATCTGGAAATATACAAATCACTTGGTAAAAAATATTTTTTCATAGGCCAAGAAGGAGTTGTTGACCTAACAACTTTTAATTTAGAAGGTGCCAGTAAAAAATCACTGCGCAATGGATTGAAAAAAATCAATGATTTACAATTAAAAACAGCTATCAATTTACCTCCCATAAAAGATGGTCTATTACAAAAAATACAATCGGTTAGTGATGAATGGCTAGAACAAACTGGACGCAAAGAAATCCTATTTTCACAAGGCATTTTTTTATGGGACGAACTAAAAAAACAAACTATAATTACGATTGAAAATAGCGAAGAAAAAATCATTGCTTTTCTTAATATCATTCCAGATTATACTAAAGGAGAAGGAACCTATGATTTAATCCGAAAATCAACCGATGCCCCAAATGGCATAATTGATTTTATTTTAATTGAACTTTTTAATCACCTAAAATCTCAAAATTTTACTGCTGTAAATATCGGTCTTGCA